AGCGCCGAGGTGCTGAAGCGCTACTTCAACCCGGACGGGCGCGCGGAGGGCGAGCCGTACAAGGCGGTGCCCATGTACCGCCAGGTGGTGAGCAAGGTGCGCGAGCAGCTCACGGTGCTCTCCAGCTTCGTGGAGGTGTACCTGGCCAAGGAGGGGCACGACGGCGTGGTGGGCATCAACCTGCTCACCAAGGTGCAGATGCCCAACCTGATGACGCTGTACGGCGCCATGCTGGCCAAGGTCGACTACGTGCTGATGGGCGCCGGCATCCCCAAGGACATCCCGGGCGCGCTGGACCGCTTCGTGGCGCACGAGCCGGCCTCCATCAAGCTGGACGTGGACGGCCTGGACCGCGGCGAGGCGGTGGAGATGACGTTCGACCCGCGCACGCACGCGCTGCACCCGCCGGTGGAGATGAAGCGCCCGTACTTCCTGCCCATCATCGCCTCGAACTCGCTGGCGACCATGCTGGCGAAGAAGGCGAACGGCCGCGTGGACGGCTTCATCATCGAGGCGCCCACGGCCGGCGGCCACAACGCCCCGCCCCGCGGCGAGCTGGTGGTGAACGAGCGCGGCGAGCCGCAGTACGGCGAGCGCGACGAGGTGGACCTGGAGAAGATGAAGGACCACGGCCTCCCGTTCTGGCTGGCGGGCGGCGCGGGCTCGCCGGAGCGGCTGGAGCAGGCGCTCGAGGCCGGCGCGGCGGGCATCCAGGTGGGCACCCTCTTCGCCTACTGCGAGGAGAGCGGCATCGGGCCGGACCTGAAGCGCGAGGTGATCCAGCAGGCGCAGGACGACCGTATCGACGTGCTGACCGACGGGCGCGCGTCGCCCACGGGCTTCCCCTTCAAGGTGGTGCAGCTGGGCGGCACCGTCTCGGAGCTGCCGGTCTACCAGAAGCGCGAGCGCATCTGCGACCTGGGCTACCTGCGCACGGCGTTCAAGGACGCGAAGGGCCGCGTGGGCTTCCGCTGCCCGGCCGAGCCGGTGGACCAGTACGTGAAGAAGGGGGGCGACGCCGCGGACACGGTGGGGCGCAAGTGCCTTTGCAACGCGCTGTTCGCCACCATCGGCCAGCCGCAGGTGCGCGACGGCGGCGAGCTGGAGGCCCCGCTCATCACCAGCGGCGACGAGCTGAAGCACATCCGCCGCTTCATCGGGTCGGACCGCATGGGGTACACGGCGGGCGAGGTGATCGACTACCTGATGACGGGCCTGAAGCGGCTGATGCCGTCGATGTCGCCCGCCACGGAGGCGGCCGGCGCGCGCTGACCCGCGCCGGCAGGGGAGCGCGAACGGGCTCCGGGCGCTGTCCCGGAGCCCGTTTCCGTGTCATATTCCCGCGCCGCGCGGCCGTCCGTCCGCGCTTCCCCCCTTCGACCGTTCCGGAACTCCGAATGCAGGCTGCGTCCCTGGGCTGGGTGGTGGCGTTCACCGCCGGGCTGCTGAGCTTCCTTTCGCCGTGCGTGCTGCCGCTGGTGCCCAGCTACGCGACGTTCATCACGGGCATGAGCCTGGACGAGCTGAGCGGGCAGGAGTCGCGCGCGCGCCGCGCGGTGCTGCTGCACGGCGTGCTGTTCGTGCTGGGCTTCACGCTGGTGTTCGTGGCGCTGGGCGCGTCGGCCACCTTCTTGGGCTCGCTGCTGCGCTGGGCCAGCCGGTGGGTGCAGGTGGGCGGCGGCGTGCTGCTGGTGCTCCTCGGCCTCTACCTGCTCGGTCTTCTCCGCCTGCCCGGCGCGGAGCGCGAGTGGCGGATGCACCTGGCGGACAAGCCGGTGGGCTACCTGGGCACCGTGCTGGTGGGTGTGACGTTCGGGGCGGGGTGGACGCCGTGCATCGGCCCGGTGCTGGGCGGGATCCTGACGCTGGCGGGCACCAGCGGGTCGGTGGGGCACGGGATGGGGCTGCTGGCGGCGTACTCGGCCGGGCTGGCGATCCCGTTCCTGCTGGCCACGGTGCTGCTGGAGCGTTTCCTGGTGGGCTTCAAGCGCATGCGGCGCTGGCTGCCGTGGATCAACCGCATCAGCGGGGTGCTTCTGCTCGCGCTGGGCGTGCTGATGCTGACGGGCTCGTTCACCGCGCTCTCCGCCGCCATGGCGAAGTGGACTCCGGACGCGCTGCTGAAGCGGATGTAGGTGCGGCGGCGCTTCGCTTCCCTGCCTCCGCGAACCGCCGCGCCAGCCCCTGAGCGATATCGCCACCGACCGGTAGGGCTCCGGCCTACGTGCCGGCCCGCGGAGGGGCATGCGCGAAGGCATCCTCGCAAGAGGCAAGAGCGGCAACGACGGGCTGGTCGGTAGATGCGCATCGGTGCGGTGACACTTCGCCTCGATCGGGCAATGCCGCCGGTGAACCGATCACCGCGATTGTACGACGGTGCGGTGGGAGAAGGTGCGGTGCGAACGGATCACCGCGCCTGAGAGACGGGCGGACACGCAGGTCCGCGCCCTACAGGGCGTCGGGTTCTACGCGCGGTGGATACGTTGGGTGTTCGTCGTACCCGTGAGATGATGTGCGGAGCGAGACCGCCGGGCTTGATGGTCGAATGCGAGATGCCGCTGCCGGCGGGCTCGCGCAGCGGGCGGGGAGACCCCGGACGGAGGCGGGCCAGGCAGTATCGGCCCGCCGGAGGAGGAGGCTCACCGACCCCGCGGAGGAGACGGACGGGCAGCAGTACCGCCCGGCCGGCTCCGGAGCGGTCCGCCACGACGGAGGGCTCCGCATCGCGCCCGTGATGCGCGAACCCAGCGGGCCCTACGATGACACGGAACACCAACACGCTGCGGCGGAAACGGACGCCGCGCCCAGGGTTGCCAACCGCGCCCGCAAGGACGAAATTTCCGGCGCGCTAACGACATAGCTCCCGCCGCTCCCTGCACGCACCCCGAGCCCGCGCGCCCCGAACATGCCAGACCCGATCCGCGTGCTGCTGGTGGACGACCACGCCGTCCTGCGCGCCGGCCTGCGCGCCCTGCTGGAGGCCGAGCCCGGCTTCCTGGTGGTGGGCGAGGCGGGCACGGGCGAGGAGGGCGTGATCAAGGCGGCGCAGATGAAGCCCGACGTGGTGGTGATGGACCTTTCCATGCCGGGGATGGGCGGCCTGGAGGCGGTGCGCGGCATCGCGGCGCTGGAGCTGGAGACGCGCGTGCTGGTGCTGACCATGCACGGCGAGGAGGAGTACCTGCTCCCCGTGCTTGAGGCCGGCGGCAGTGGCTACGTGAACAAGCGCAGCGCCGACGAGGAGCTGATCGAGGCGATCCGCACCGTGGCGCGCGGCGACGTCTTCCTCTACCCCAGCGCGGCCAAGCTCCTCCTGCGCGGCCTGAAGGCGAAGACGGCGCCGGGCGAGGACGACCCGCTGGACAAGCTGACGGAGCGCGAGCGCGAGGTGCTGGGCTTCACGGTGGAGGGCTTCAGCAGCAGCGAGATCGGGAAGAAGCTGTTCATCTCGCCCAAGACGGTGGACACGTACCGCGCCCGCATCATGGAGAAGCTGGGCCTGCACCACCGGAGCGAGCTGGTGCGCTTCGCGCTCCGCAAGGGCCTGCTGAAGGCCGAGTAGCAGCACGTACGCGCGGCGCCGCTGCCGCGATCGTCATTCTTTCGGGAACCGAGCAACCGGGAAGCTCCGCAACGTGTCTCGCAGGGTCGTCGTCACCGGGCTGGGGATGGTCACCGCGTTGGGCAACAACGCGCCAGACACGTGGGCCGGCATCGTCGCGGGCCGCTCCGGCATCGGGCCGCTCACGCGTTGCGAGCTGCACGGCCTGCCCGCGTCGGCCTGGATCGCCGGCGAGGTCAAGGCGTTCACGCCCGAGGGGGTGATCGACCGCAAAGAGGCGCGGCGGATGGACTGGTTCATCCAGTACGCGCTGGTGGCGGTGGACGAGGCGATGCGCGACGCGGGCCTGGGCGGCCTGTCCACCGTGCCCGACCCGGAGGAGACGGGCGTGATCATCGGCTCGGGGATGGGCGGGCTGATCAGCATCATGGAGACACGCGACGTGATGGCCGAGAAGGGGGC
The Longimicrobiaceae bacterium genome window above contains:
- a CDS encoding response regulator transcription factor — protein: MPDPIRVLLVDDHAVLRAGLRALLEAEPGFLVVGEAGTGEEGVIKAAQMKPDVVVMDLSMPGMGGLEAVRGIAALELETRVLVLTMHGEEEYLLPVLEAGGSGYVNKRSADEELIEAIRTVARGDVFLYPSAAKLLLRGLKAKTAPGEDDPLDKLTEREREVLGFTVEGFSSSEIGKKLFISPKTVDTYRARIMEKLGLHHRSELVRFALRKGLLKAE
- a CDS encoding cytochrome c biogenesis protein CcdA codes for the protein MQAASLGWVVAFTAGLLSFLSPCVLPLVPSYATFITGMSLDELSGQESRARRAVLLHGVLFVLGFTLVFVALGASATFLGSLLRWASRWVQVGGGVLLVLLGLYLLGLLRLPGAEREWRMHLADKPVGYLGTVLVGVTFGAGWTPCIGPVLGGILTLAGTSGSVGHGMGLLAAYSAGLAIPFLLATVLLERFLVGFKRMRRWLPWINRISGVLLLALGVLMLTGSFTALSAAMAKWTPDALLKRM
- a CDS encoding nitronate monooxygenase, which codes for MTAALPHPLIIQGGMGVGVSNWVLAKAVSMRGQMGVVSGTCVDSLLVRRLQDGDIGGHVRRAMAAFPIPEVSAEVLKRYFNPDGRAEGEPYKAVPMYRQVVSKVREQLTVLSSFVEVYLAKEGHDGVVGINLLTKVQMPNLMTLYGAMLAKVDYVLMGAGIPKDIPGALDRFVAHEPASIKLDVDGLDRGEAVEMTFDPRTHALHPPVEMKRPYFLPIIASNSLATMLAKKANGRVDGFIIEAPTAGGHNAPPRGELVVNERGEPQYGERDEVDLEKMKDHGLPFWLAGGAGSPERLEQALEAGAAGIQVGTLFAYCEESGIGPDLKREVIQQAQDDRIDVLTDGRASPTGFPFKVVQLGGTVSELPVYQKRERICDLGYLRTAFKDAKGRVGFRCPAEPVDQYVKKGGDAADTVGRKCLCNALFATIGQPQVRDGGELEAPLITSGDELKHIRRFIGSDRMGYTAGEVIDYLMTGLKRLMPSMSPATEAAGAR